The Microbacterium forte sequence GGAATCGCGAACGAAGGCGTCGTCATGAACCCCCGTCTGGTCGACACGGTGATCGGCAACGACCTCTCGGTCATCCGTTCGTACGACGACACGCAGTTCGGCCAGGCGACCGATGCGACGATCGCCGATCAGATCACGGCGTCGATGGTCGCCAGCGTCTCAAACGGCGCTGCGCAGGGTGCAAGAATAGACGGGGTCGATGTGGCTGGAAAGACAGGCACGACCGAGAACGGTAACAAGCCCTACACGTTGTGGTTCACCGGTTTCGCGCCGGCGGACGACCCGGAAGTGGCAGTAGCGGTCCTCGTCGAAGACGGCGGCGGACAAGGGCAGTCAGGATCCGGCGACACCATCGCCGCTCCGATTGCAAAGAAGGTCATAGAGGCGGTGCTGGGCAGATGAGACCGACGCAGGGTGTGTCGTTCGGTGGTCGCTACGAGCTGCAGTCGCGTATTGCGATCGGCGGCATGGGCGAGGTGTGGGAGGCGACGGATCACGTCATCGGCCGCACCGTGGCCATCAAGATCCTCAAGGACGAGTACATGGGGGACCCCGGGTTCCTCGAGCGGTTCCGCGCTGAGGCGCGCCATGCCGCTCTCGTCAACCACGAGGGCATCGCGAGCGTCTTCGACTACGGCGAGGAGAACGGCAGCGCCTACCTCGTCATGGAGCTCGTGCCCGGCGAGGCGCTCTCTACCGTGCTCGAGCGCGAGGGCGCGCTGAGCGCCGACAAGACGCTCGACATCGTCGCGCAGACGGCATCCGCTCTGCAGGCCGCCCACGCAGCAGGCCTCGTGCACCGCGACATCAAGCCGGGAAACCTGCTGATCACGCCCGACGGCCGCGTCAAGATCACCGACTTCGGCATCGCCCGCATCGCCGACCAGGTGCCGCTGACGGCCACCGGCCAGGTCATGGGCACCGTGCAGTACCTCTCGCCGGAGCAGGCTTCCGGGCACCCGGCATCGCCGGCGACCGACACCTACTCGCTCGGCATCGTCGCGTACGAGTGCCTCGCAGGCAAGCGCCCCTTCACGGGTGAGTCGCAGGTCGCGATCGCGATGGCGCAGATCAACGAGCAGCCTCCGCCGCTGCCGCCGACCGTGCCGATCCCGGTGCAGAACCTCGTCATGGCGATGATCGCCAAGAAGCCGGCCGACCGGCCCTCGTCCTCCGCGACGGTGGCACGCGCCGCCCAGGCACTGCGCCGAGGCGACCTGAACTCCGCGGCCATCGCCGTGCCGGCCATCGCGACCGGCGGCGTGGCATCAGACGACGCCACCCGACTGCTCACCGCATCCGGCGACGACGGCACGACTCGCATCCTCCCCACCACGGCCCAGCTGCCCACCGGCGAGCAGGCCGATGAGGGCGCCGAGAAGACGAAGAAGAAGCGCAGCCCCTGGACGTGGCCGCTCATCGCTCTGATCGCCCTGCTCGTGATCGTGCTCGGCGGAACCGTGTTCGCTCTGATGAACCCGGGCGACCCCGAGCCCGAGCCGACGCAGTCGGAGACGGCTGTCCAGACGCCCAAGCCGACGCCGAGTGAGACCGAGACGCCCGAGCCCGAGCTGATCGATGTCGATGCTCTCGGGCTCGTCGGAATGCAGTGCGAGGCCGCGCAGGCCGCGGCGGTCAACGCCGGGCTGCAGGCCGAGTGCACCGTGGGCAACACCGTCGCCCCGAGCGCGAGTCAGGTCGGAACGGTCGAATCGGTCCAGCCGGGTGGGAACGTGCCGGAGGGCACGACCATCACCCTGACGACCTTCAAAGAGCAGGTGAAGGTGGGCAAGCCCTCGGGCACCCCGACCATCGCCGGCACCGCGACCGAGGGCGTTCCTGTGACGCTCAACTGGCCGAGCTTCGAGTGCCCCTCGGGCACCCCGGCGCGGTCCGCCTTCGAGGTCACGCTCACCAACGCGACCTTCTCCGGCGGCAACTCGGGCGAGTCCATCCGCAGCTTCGGACCGAGCGTCCTCTCGACGCAGATCGTCCCCGGCACGGCCGGCCAGACGATCACTGCCACGTTCCGTGTGTTCTGCGGAAGCGACATGCCGTCCGAGCAGTCCGACGCGATGCCGGGCGTCGCCATTCTGCCTGCCGCACCGGATCCCGGTGAGGGCGACACCGACGGCGGCGACTCAGGCGAATAAACCGCTCTCGCCGTAGGCTAGAGCATCCACAAGGTCGTATCAGGGGGTCAGTACGTGTCGACAGAGCCACGCGTTCTCGCGGGTCGCTACCGCGTAGACGAGCTCATCGGGCACGGCGGCATGGCGAAGGTGTACCGAGGGTACGACCTCACGCTCGGTCGTGCGGTCGCGATCAAGATCCTCGACCCCGAGCTCGCACGGGACAACGCGTTCCGCACGCGCTTCCGTCTCGAGGCGCAGTCGGCGTCGCGCATGTCGCACCCGTCGATCGTCCGCGTCTACGACGCCGGCGACCCCTCGACCACCGACAGCAGCACCGATGAGCCTCCGTACATCATCATGGAGCTGATCAGCGGAACCCTGCTGAAGGACATCATCGCGAAGGGTCCGGTGCCTGTCGAAGACGCCGTGCGCTACGTCGACGGCATCCTCGAGGCGCTCGACTACTCGCACCGCGCGGGCGTCGTGCACCGAGACATCAAGCCGGGCAACGTCATGGTGACCGACAAGGGCCAGGTCAAGGTCATGGACTTCGGCATCGCCCGCGCCGTGTCCGACTCGTCCTCGACCGTTGCCGAGACCACGCAGATCATCGGCACCGCCGCATACTTCTCGCCCGAGCAGGCCAAGGGCGAGCCGGTCGACGCCCGGGCCGACCTCTACTCCACCGGCGTGGTGCTCTACGAGCTGCTCACCGGTCGTCAGCCGTTCCGCGGCGAATCGCCGGTCGCCGTCGCGTACCAGCACGTCAGCGAGACCCCCGTGCCTCCGACCGAGGTGAACGAGGACTCCCCCGGTGCGCTCGACCCGATCGTCCTCCGCGCACTCGCGAAAGACCCGTACCAACGGTACCCGGATGCCGCGCACTTCCGCGCAGCGCTCGACTCCGCGGTCTCCGGCCACGCGCCGAGCCGCAAGGAACTCGGCGCGCTCACCAGCGAGCTGTATGGACCGAGCCCGCGCGCCGCGCAGGAGACGGCCCGGTCGCTGCGCCAGCTGAGCACTGACACGACCATGGCTCGCACGCAGTCAGGTCCGCCGGTCGCGTGGATCTGGGCAGGTGTCGCGCTGCTCGCGGTGCTCCTCGCATCCGTGCTGTTCTGGGTGTGGACGCTCAGCATGCGCCCGGATGACGTGCCGTCGAGCGCTCGCGTCGTGCCGGATCTCGTCAACGTCTCGTCCGAGCGCGCCCAGGACGATCTCGCCGAGCTCGATCTGACCACCAAGCTCGTGCTCGAGTCGAGCAACGACATCGTCGAGGGCAACGTGATCCGCACCGATCCGGAGAGCGGTACAGCCGTCAGCGAGGGTGATTCCGTCACCATCTACGTGTCATCAGGCAAAGAGACCGTGATGGTGCCGATTCTCGAGGGGCTGTCGTTGACGGCCGCCAAAGATGCTCTCGCGGCAGCGGGTCTCGAACTCGGCACGGTGATCCAGCGCAACGACAAGGGCCTGGCAGCAGAGACGGTGATGGAGGCGAGCGAGGCCGCCGAGAGCGAGGTCGCGCCGCAGACCGTCGTGAATCTCGTGGTCGCCAGCGGCCGGGTGACCCTCACCGATGTCACAGGGTGGACGATGGATGCCGCGCAGGCAGAGCTCGAACGCATCGGGCTCACACCGAGCCCGGTCGAGCTGATCGACTGCACGCCGACCGAGCCCCCCACCGTGTCGTCGATGTCGGCCGCGCCGGGCGATGTCGCGATCGGCTCGACCGTCGAACTGCGCTACTGCGTCGCCGCCGGCTGACCCGAGGCGTCACCGACGCTTCACACGCCCGAGAGCGGATGCAGGTTCGCCGACAGGGCCACGGCGTCCGGGTCGCCGCAGAGGTCGAGCCAGTTCGCCAGCAGGCGGTAGCCGCCTTCAGTGAGCACGCTCTCGGGGTGGAACTGCACCCCGAGAATCGGCAGCCGGGTGTGCGCCAGGGCCATGACGGTGCCGCTCTCCGTGCGCGCGGTGACGACGACGTCGGCCGGCAGCGCCGACTCCGCGAGGGCGAGAGAGTGATATCTGCCGGCATCGAACGGCGACGGGATGCCGGCGAAGAGAGCCGAGCCGTCGTGCGTGACCCGCGACACCATGCCGTGCATCAGCTCCGGCGCCTCCGACACGGCTGTGCCGAAGGCCG is a genomic window containing:
- a CDS encoding protein kinase domain-containing protein; the protein is MRPTQGVSFGGRYELQSRIAIGGMGEVWEATDHVIGRTVAIKILKDEYMGDPGFLERFRAEARHAALVNHEGIASVFDYGEENGSAYLVMELVPGEALSTVLEREGALSADKTLDIVAQTASALQAAHAAGLVHRDIKPGNLLITPDGRVKITDFGIARIADQVPLTATGQVMGTVQYLSPEQASGHPASPATDTYSLGIVAYECLAGKRPFTGESQVAIAMAQINEQPPPLPPTVPIPVQNLVMAMIAKKPADRPSSSATVARAAQALRRGDLNSAAIAVPAIATGGVASDDATRLLTASGDDGTTRILPTTAQLPTGEQADEGAEKTKKKRSPWTWPLIALIALLVIVLGGTVFALMNPGDPEPEPTQSETAVQTPKPTPSETETPEPELIDVDALGLVGMQCEAAQAAAVNAGLQAECTVGNTVAPSASQVGTVESVQPGGNVPEGTTITLTTFKEQVKVGKPSGTPTIAGTATEGVPVTLNWPSFECPSGTPARSAFEVTLTNATFSGGNSGESIRSFGPSVLSTQIVPGTAGQTITATFRVFCGSDMPSEQSDAMPGVAILPAAPDPGEGDTDGGDSGE
- the pknB gene encoding Stk1 family PASTA domain-containing Ser/Thr kinase, with translation MSTEPRVLAGRYRVDELIGHGGMAKVYRGYDLTLGRAVAIKILDPELARDNAFRTRFRLEAQSASRMSHPSIVRVYDAGDPSTTDSSTDEPPYIIMELISGTLLKDIIAKGPVPVEDAVRYVDGILEALDYSHRAGVVHRDIKPGNVMVTDKGQVKVMDFGIARAVSDSSSTVAETTQIIGTAAYFSPEQAKGEPVDARADLYSTGVVLYELLTGRQPFRGESPVAVAYQHVSETPVPPTEVNEDSPGALDPIVLRALAKDPYQRYPDAAHFRAALDSAVSGHAPSRKELGALTSELYGPSPRAAQETARSLRQLSTDTTMARTQSGPPVAWIWAGVALLAVLLASVLFWVWTLSMRPDDVPSSARVVPDLVNVSSERAQDDLAELDLTTKLVLESSNDIVEGNVIRTDPESGTAVSEGDSVTIYVSSGKETVMVPILEGLSLTAAKDALAAAGLELGTVIQRNDKGLAAETVMEASEAAESEVAPQTVVNLVVASGRVTLTDVTGWTMDAAQAELERIGLTPSPVELIDCTPTEPPTVSSMSAAPGDVAIGSTVELRYCVAAG
- a CDS encoding anthranilate synthase component II; translated protein: MTRVLVVDNHDSFVHTLVGYLRELGADVTLIEADATDAAQLEGMLPAFDALLLSPGPGTPADAGVSIDAVRLAARIGMPLLGVCLGHQVIGAAFGTAVSEAPELMHGMVSRVTHDGSALFAGIPSPFDAGRYHSLALAESALPADVVVTARTESGTVMALAHTRLPILGVQFHPESVLTEGGYRLLANWLDLCGDPDAVALSANLHPLSGV